One window of Methanogenium organophilum genomic DNA carries:
- a CDS encoding GNAT family N-acetyltransferase: protein MMRRGDGSGEKRLHIRIAVPLDGDIIAARNGEMAFETEGHVLDSDTARKGAMSVLEDPAKGWYLVAEHEGAIIGQCMITLEWSDWRNGQIWWIQSVYIIPECRRKGVFSEMYAWIDAEARRQPDVVGLRLYVEHENLAARGAYRMLGMEEAPYVMYEALFPECRGGK from the coding sequence ATGATGCGTAGAGGAGACGGTTCCGGGGAAAAACGCCTGCATATCAGAATCGCTGTGCCTTTGGATGGTGATATTATTGCTGCACGAAACGGTGAGATGGCGTTTGAGACGGAAGGGCATGTGCTTGATTCTGATACAGCCCGGAAAGGTGCGATGTCTGTCCTTGAAGACCCGGCAAAAGGATGGTACCTGGTGGCTGAACATGAAGGGGCAATTATCGGCCAGTGCATGATTACTCTCGAATGGAGTGACTGGAGAAACGGGCAGATCTGGTGGATTCAGAGTGTATATATTATTCCGGAATGCCGAAGGAAAGGGGTTTTCTCTGAGATGTATGCATGGATTGATGCTGAAGCACGCAGGCAGCCGGATGTCGTGGGGCTTCGCCTGTATGTGGAACATGAGAATCTGGCTGCCCGCGGAGCATATCGCATGCTTGGTATGGAGGAGGCGCCGTATGTCATGTATGAGGCGCTCTTTCCAGAATGTAGGGGCGGAAAGTGA
- a CDS encoding HesA/MoeB/ThiF family protein — MLTPEEKEQFIRQIPILEEKGQEILKGSKVLVAGAGGLGTTIALHCAFAGFGTIRIADCDTIERSNLNRQTLYRPKDIGKIKALVAEDRIRGITPYLKTEAVNAVITEENAMQLTDGMDVIIDAMDNYDTRYILADAAEDCGIPFIHGAIDGFYGQVATIVPGCSACLRCIVPHPPPREKVPALSATTGVIGSIQVTEAIKCILGKGTLLTDRILMWDGLQGETALIHVSPLKDCPHCGSQGRG, encoded by the coding sequence ATGCTTACACCTGAAGAAAAAGAGCAGTTTATCCGCCAGATTCCCATTCTGGAAGAGAAAGGACAGGAAATACTCAAAGGTTCCAAAGTACTTGTAGCCGGAGCAGGAGGACTCGGAACAACAATTGCCCTCCACTGTGCATTTGCCGGATTCGGTACGATCCGTATCGCAGACTGCGACACGATTGAACGTTCAAACCTCAACCGCCAGACACTGTACCGGCCAAAAGATATCGGGAAAATAAAAGCTCTTGTGGCAGAAGACAGAATCAGAGGAATCACCCCGTATCTCAAAACAGAAGCAGTAAACGCAGTCATCACCGAAGAAAATGCTATGCAGCTGACAGACGGCATGGATGTCATTATTGATGCAATGGATAACTATGATACACGGTATATCCTTGCAGATGCAGCCGAAGACTGTGGCATACCATTCATTCATGGTGCCATTGACGGATTCTACGGGCAGGTTGCAACTATTGTGCCGGGCTGTTCAGCATGTCTGCGCTGCATCGTCCCCCATCCACCTCCGAGAGAAAAAGTCCCCGCACTCTCTGCCACAACCGGAGTTATCGGAAGCATACAGGTAACAGAAGCGATCAAGTGTATCTTAGGGAAAGGGACGCTTCTTACCGACAGAATCCTGATGTGGGATGGCCTTCAGGGCGAGACGGCCCTGATACATGTCAGTCCCCTAAAAGACTGTCCACACTGCGGATCTCAGGGCAGAGGGTGA
- a CDS encoding ubiquitin-like small modifier protein 1, with protein MKRSRKMKVTVKTFATLRQFIDKESRVDVEPGTTTGKLLEMLVAAHPGLRNELFDETGELHKYVNILKNGRNIHFIEGLETVLEEDDLIAIFPPSGGG; from the coding sequence GTGAAACGGAGCAGAAAGATGAAGGTGACGGTAAAGACATTTGCAACACTGCGTCAGTTTATCGACAAGGAATCACGGGTAGACGTTGAACCCGGCACCACGACGGGGAAACTCCTGGAGATGCTTGTGGCAGCACACCCCGGCCTCAGAAACGAACTTTTTGATGAGACGGGTGAACTTCATAAATATGTGAACATCCTGAAGAACGGCAGGAATATTCATTTTATTGAGGGACTTGAAACCGTTCTTGAAGAAGATGATCTGATCGCCATCTTTCCCCCGTCAGGCGGTGGATAA
- a CDS encoding ATP-binding protein, producing MKTIAVMSGKGGTGKTMVAAGFSVFSDEKLLLADCDVDAANLSLLLETTDTQCRPYMGLECAVIDKKRCVGCGICEVYCRFNAIGQGDDGIYHVNPLKCEGCGVCSIVCREDAIEIIERQSGEVCHSESPYGHLFHAELFPGSGTSGRLVFEVKQDALGDNTHAPAFLIDGPPGIGCPVISAISGVDAVVLVTEPGISALHDLRRLVTICRQFGVQMFLVLNKADLDEERAEDVRKYCAGEGIEILGTIPFDPTVIEAARRGKSVAGMETPAAVSLKEAWKRLTDAMEISQ from the coding sequence ATGAAGACCATTGCAGTAATGAGCGGAAAAGGCGGTACCGGAAAGACTATGGTCGCCGCCGGTTTTTCGGTCTTTTCAGATGAAAAACTGCTTCTCGCGGACTGTGATGTCGATGCGGCAAATCTCAGCCTGCTCCTTGAGACGACAGACACCCAGTGCCGTCCATACATGGGGCTGGAGTGTGCGGTCATTGATAAGAAACGGTGTGTTGGATGCGGGATCTGTGAAGTATACTGCCGGTTCAATGCAATCGGTCAGGGAGATGACGGAATATATCACGTCAACCCCCTGAAATGTGAAGGATGTGGCGTATGCTCCATTGTCTGCAGAGAAGATGCAATTGAGATCATCGAACGCCAGAGCGGCGAGGTCTGCCATTCAGAGAGTCCTTATGGGCATCTCTTCCACGCAGAACTCTTCCCCGGCTCCGGCACCAGCGGACGGCTGGTCTTCGAGGTTAAACAGGACGCACTGGGCGACAATACCCATGCACCGGCATTTCTGATAGACGGCCCACCGGGAATTGGCTGCCCGGTGATCTCTGCCATCAGCGGTGTCGATGCCGTTGTCCTCGTGACAGAACCCGGCATCTCTGCCCTGCATGACCTCAGGCGCCTCGTCACCATCTGCAGACAGTTTGGCGTGCAGATGTTTTTGGTGCTCAACAAGGCCGATCTTGATGAAGAACGGGCGGAGGATGTCAGGAAATACTGTGCCGGCGAAGGCATCGAGATCCTCGGTACCATCCCCTTCGACCCGACCGTTATCGAAGCCGCCCGGCGTGGCAAGTCTGTCGCAGGGATGGAGACTCCTGCTGCAGTGAGCCTGAAAGAGGCGTGGAAGAGACTCACTGATGCGATGGAGATCTCACAATGA
- a CDS encoding type II toxin-antitoxin system PemK/MazF family toxin, whose amino-acid sequence MKGCRPGDVILAPFSLGNSTYPRPLVILSVTGEGTLLVCPFTSKRPIDKPAIACAIHDFHAGGLDLFEDSYILIHEQRTITERSVRHKKGTLEPDYFRTLLESAHSLW is encoded by the coding sequence ATGAAAGGCTGCAGACCGGGAGATGTCATACTGGCACCATTTAGTCTGGGAAACAGTACATATCCACGACCGCTCGTGATTCTCTCGGTTACCGGGGAAGGAACCCTTCTGGTATGCCCCTTTACATCGAAGCGCCCGATAGACAAGCCTGCCATTGCGTGCGCAATCCATGATTTCCATGCAGGTGGCCTTGACCTTTTCGAAGACAGCTATATTCTGATTCATGAACAAAGGACCATCACCGAACGGTCCGTCCGCCATAAGAAGGGAACCCTTGAACCGGATTATTTCAGGACACTTCTCGAGAGTGCCCATTCACTGTGGTAG
- a CDS encoding mechanosensitive ion channel family protein, translating into MAVLNETLSTDASQIASAIPEMGEIITIVLILVGAYLIVKIADFLLRRISESAGRYRITVTMVIPLLKIIVYVSAVYFIILTIFDPGLPELALFSGLFGAAIGFGLKDIFADIIGGIVIAFERPYQIGDKIEVSGTYGEVTDIGLRATRVVTPDDSVVSIPNYAIFQEATASQNAGKTEMMVTIDIFIDPRSDADLAMDILKDALITSKYVYISSTRPYTVLMQDFPFYRRIRARGYVNDLRSEFEFRSEVTRRAWGELIRQGISPPPPGHVVPNKMEE; encoded by the coding sequence ATGGCGGTTCTGAATGAAACACTCAGCACCGATGCCTCACAGATTGCATCGGCTATCCCTGAGATGGGCGAGATAATTACCATCGTTCTGATACTGGTTGGTGCGTATCTCATCGTAAAAATCGCTGATTTCCTGTTACGCAGGATATCTGAGAGTGCCGGAAGATACCGCATAACAGTCACGATGGTTATTCCTCTTCTGAAGATTATCGTCTATGTCTCAGCGGTGTATTTCATTATCCTGACCATTTTTGATCCCGGACTCCCCGAACTTGCCCTGTTTTCCGGTCTGTTTGGCGCTGCAATTGGTTTTGGACTCAAGGATATCTTTGCTGATATCATCGGGGGTATTGTCATCGCGTTTGAACGACCCTACCAGATTGGTGACAAGATAGAGGTGAGTGGCACCTACGGTGAGGTCACTGATATAGGCCTGCGGGCAACCCGCGTTGTAACACCGGACGATTCGGTTGTCTCCATCCCGAATTATGCCATCTTTCAGGAAGCTACAGCAAGTCAGAACGCTGGAAAAACTGAAATGATGGTGACAATTGACATTTTCATTGATCCCCGCTCAGATGCCGATTTGGCGATGGATATTCTCAAAGATGCTCTCATCACCTCCAAATATGTATATATCTCCTCCACAAGGCCGTATACGGTTCTTATGCAGGACTTTCCCTTTTACCGGAGAATCCGTGCCAGGGGGTATGTCAATGATCTCCGTTCAGAGTTTGAGTTCAGATCTGAGGTGACACGGAGGGCATGGGGTGAGCTTATCCGGCAGGGCATATCACCTCCGCCTCCGGGGCATGTGGTGCCGAACAAAATGGAAGAATAA
- a CDS encoding NifB/NifX family molybdenum-iron cluster-binding protein produces MKVCITSKGDSPESAAENRFGRTPYFVVYNDETGEVIETINNASANDASGVGPKVVQMLVSKGVNVVVTGQVGGNANKGLEVAGIPTYAFGEAKTVADAYTAYKAGTLKRIV; encoded by the coding sequence ATGAAAGTATGTATCACATCAAAAGGAGATTCACCAGAATCTGCCGCAGAAAACCGCTTTGGAAGGACACCCTACTTTGTTGTCTATAACGATGAGACCGGAGAGGTCATTGAGACCATCAACAACGCAAGTGCAAATGACGCAAGCGGTGTCGGACCGAAGGTCGTCCAGATGCTTGTATCAAAGGGCGTCAACGTGGTTGTCACCGGACAGGTCGGCGGCAATGCCAACAAGGGACTTGAAGTGGCAGGCATCCCCACCTATGCATTTGGTGAGGCAAAGACAGTTGCAGATGCATATACTGCATACAAAGCAGGCACGCTGAAGCGTATCGTCTGA
- the budA gene encoding acetolactate decarboxylase, which yields MKPHDQQILFIAVICIFAGIIACLIINSSMAQAATAQPGATETHDTLYQVSTINALLQSVYDGTTPISEVRKHGDTAIGTIDGLDGELIAVDGDYYVIRSDGVAYPLEDTTTTPFVTATFFEPDITTHAEHTANISQFEEQLEGGLPSANMVYAIRIVGPFDYVKTRSIPKQSRPYPKLAEAVKEQNVFEFYNVSGTIVGFWSPEFINGLNVPGYHIHFITDDRNAGGHVLDLRMTGRDIEVDITPDLYVVLPTEGDFYHVNLTEDLSSALESVEKN from the coding sequence ATGAAACCACATGACCAGCAGATATTATTTATTGCCGTAATTTGTATTTTCGCGGGCATCATTGCCTGTCTCATCATCAACTCTTCCATGGCACAGGCAGCTACGGCACAACCCGGTGCAACAGAGACACACGACACACTCTATCAGGTATCCACCATCAACGCCCTCCTCCAGAGTGTCTATGATGGCACAACCCCCATATCAGAAGTCAGAAAACATGGTGACACTGCCATCGGAACGATTGACGGACTTGACGGAGAGCTGATAGCAGTTGATGGTGACTATTATGTGATCCGTTCCGATGGCGTGGCATATCCGCTCGAAGATACGACAACAACACCGTTTGTCACCGCCACATTCTTTGAACCGGATATTACCACCCATGCCGAACACACCGCAAATATCAGCCAGTTTGAAGAACAACTCGAAGGAGGGCTCCCGTCTGCAAATATGGTCTACGCCATTCGTATTGTTGGCCCGTTTGATTATGTTAAGACACGAAGTATCCCGAAGCAGTCCCGCCCATATCCAAAACTTGCTGAAGCGGTAAAAGAACAGAACGTCTTTGAATTCTATAATGTCAGCGGAACCATTGTTGGATTCTGGTCACCGGAATTTATTAATGGCCTCAATGTGCCGGGATACCATATCCACTTCATCACCGATGACCGCAACGCAGGCGGACATGTGCTTGACCTTCGGATGACTGGCAGGGACATTGAAGTCGATATTACCCCCGACCTGTATGTCGTCCTTCCTACAGAGGGAGACTTCTATCATGTCAACCTCACCGAAGACCTGAGTTCAGCATTGGAATCTGTTGAGAAGAACTAA
- a CDS encoding PAS domain-containing protein gives MAKYLDVLQIAGEVEVKKVCTAKLYFISDRVPLSEMLSLTSDAILVISASGVIDFANCRFLGIEGWQLDEIAGKKLSELSFSLIDEDIMEKVSSPIPGEIFEKEITVKDEGGSQIFRAKCIGTVLPDGGRATTLIFEDVTVKRECQARLRLKEALYRAVVEDQAEFIIRYSPDRTISFVNDAYCRAFGLDRLEVLGTVFAPSIPAKYQKIVTTQLARLTPDNPAISFENPVIMPDGEEAWHYWTNRAIFGDSGDLIGYQSVGRDITEQVKIQKAKCEIVEELTALSDFSSGLVMLSAHEDICSYAAMSIRKIAPSSLMLYFIIHDGFYHLRAVSDGRNWHDRQAVVTLNNAKGMRFPCPVEIVHSISTPTLERFPDGCAVLFCDGIDDELGGIISELLQKQTCLSMGIIAGMNIIGTCLLFSGKNYPLRSLPLIETMVNQAAVMIQNNYMLQSMQLAETRYESLLDHSPSMIGIHVGEKIVYANPRLREFLGVSVDENVVNLPISKFVHPEVLELVRERVAHVYSKGEAAPPMKERLIDINGSVKEVMVFSLPTVYHGKLGCEFNIQPLS, from the coding sequence GTGGCAAAATATCTGGATGTGCTTCAGATTGCCGGTGAGGTGGAGGTGAAGAAGGTTTGTACAGCAAAGTTGTACTTTATTTCAGACCGTGTCCCTCTATCGGAGATGCTTAGTCTAACCTCCGATGCTATTCTTGTAATCAGCGCTTCAGGAGTTATTGATTTTGCAAATTGCCGGTTTCTTGGAATAGAGGGATGGCAACTGGATGAGATTGCCGGTAAAAAACTCTCCGAGCTTTCGTTCTCTCTAATCGATGAGGATATTATGGAGAAGGTTTCTTCTCCTATCCCCGGCGAGATATTTGAAAAAGAGATCACTGTGAAGGATGAGGGCGGTTCGCAGATATTCAGGGCCAAATGTATCGGTACCGTTCTTCCGGACGGTGGCAGGGCAACGACCCTGATATTTGAGGATGTCACCGTGAAACGTGAATGTCAGGCACGCCTGAGATTGAAAGAGGCGCTCTATCGGGCGGTTGTTGAAGATCAGGCTGAATTTATTATTCGGTACAGTCCTGACAGGACTATTTCCTTTGTAAATGATGCATACTGCAGGGCATTTGGTCTCGATCGTCTGGAGGTACTGGGGACGGTCTTTGCTCCTTCCATACCGGCAAAGTATCAAAAAATTGTCACTACTCAGTTGGCCAGATTAACGCCCGATAATCCGGCAATATCATTTGAAAATCCGGTGATTATGCCGGATGGGGAAGAGGCATGGCATTATTGGACAAACCGGGCAATATTTGGTGATTCTGGTGATCTTATTGGCTACCAGTCTGTTGGACGGGATATCACAGAGCAGGTGAAGATTCAAAAAGCAAAATGTGAAATTGTGGAAGAACTTACTGCGCTCTCTGATTTCTCGAGCGGGCTTGTGATGCTTTCCGCACATGAAGACATCTGTTCTTATGCTGCAATGAGCATCAGAAAGATTGCTCCGTCTTCACTAATGCTGTATTTTATCATTCATGATGGATTTTACCATCTCAGGGCTGTTTCAGACGGAAGAAACTGGCATGACAGGCAGGCGGTAGTCACTCTGAATAATGCAAAAGGAATGCGCTTTCCATGCCCGGTGGAGATTGTTCATTCCATATCCACACCGACTCTGGAGCGATTTCCTGATGGGTGTGCTGTTCTCTTCTGTGATGGAATAGATGATGAGCTGGGAGGAATCATTAGTGAGTTGCTGCAAAAGCAGACCTGCCTTTCAATGGGTATTATCGCCGGAATGAATATTATAGGCACCTGCCTTTTATTTTCCGGGAAAAATTACCCGCTACGTTCTTTGCCTCTTATCGAAACAATGGTTAATCAGGCTGCTGTTATGATACAGAACAATTACATGTTACAGTCTATGCAACTGGCTGAAACCCGGTATGAAAGTCTGCTGGATCATTCACCCAGTATGATAGGGATTCATGTGGGTGAGAAAATAGTGTATGCAAATCCCCGTCTCAGGGAGTTTCTAGGTGTGTCTGTTGATGAGAATGTGGTTAATTTACCTATCAGTAAATTCGTTCACCCTGAAGTTCTGGAGTTAGTCCGC
- a CDS encoding aldehyde ferredoxin oxidoreductase family protein — protein MDGYTNSIAWVDLGTGTISIQATDAEMKREFIGGRGFGARIISENMDPHTEPLDPANRICFMTGPTTGTGIPLGNRYEVSTKSPLNGTLMSANSGGVFGWKMKKAGFDGVVISGKAPKPSYLYLENGTVELRDAADYWGKTTHETTDALQKDLGDPKARVLCIGPAGENQDLLACVINDRDRAAGRGGAGAVMGSKNLKAIVATGEMPITVADTERLDAVKERIRTKIQENGICDALHLYGTSVLVNIIHENGILPSRNFQRCNFPNPDDVSGERMRDTILRKEKGCYACIVKCSRVCEVEGEMHEGPEYEGVWGFGPDLGISDLPLITQANWLCNKLGLDNIGTAGAIACAMEMKEKGYLSEGPTFGDGSTLLDLIDQIGHRRGFGAELADGSFRFAVSHDHPELSMSVKMQDLPAYDPRGLQGHGLAYATSVRGGDHVYGYLISQEVFGAPQKLDPYISTGKALWVKTYQDLTAAIDAAGLCLFTSFALIADDYADILSATTGMNINAEGLLKVGERIWNVQKLFNLKVGYTKEDDTLPDRLLTEPLQDGAPKGRVWERQPLLDEYYAERGWDNEGVPTPKKLRELGLAKPRAIHAYT, from the coding sequence ATGGATGGATACACCAATAGTATCGCCTGGGTGGATTTAGGAACGGGGACGATCTCCATTCAGGCAACAGATGCTGAGATGAAACGGGAGTTCATTGGGGGCAGGGGATTTGGCGCACGCATAATCTCGGAAAATATGGACCCTCATACCGAACCGCTGGACCCTGCAAACAGGATCTGTTTCATGACAGGCCCAACCACGGGTACCGGCATCCCACTTGGAAACCGGTATGAAGTTTCCACAAAGTCCCCGCTGAACGGGACGTTGATGTCAGCGAATAGCGGGGGTGTGTTTGGCTGGAAGATGAAGAAAGCAGGATTTGATGGTGTTGTTATTTCGGGGAAAGCACCGAAACCATCGTATCTGTATCTGGAGAACGGAACCGTTGAACTTCGTGACGCAGCAGACTACTGGGGGAAAACGACCCATGAAACCACAGACGCACTGCAAAAAGATCTCGGAGATCCCAAGGCACGGGTGCTCTGCATCGGTCCTGCCGGAGAGAATCAGGACTTGCTTGCCTGTGTGATCAACGACCGGGATCGTGCGGCAGGAAGAGGGGGCGCCGGGGCGGTGATGGGATCGAAAAATCTGAAGGCGATTGTCGCAACCGGAGAGATGCCAATCACCGTAGCAGACACGGAACGTCTGGATGCCGTAAAAGAGAGGATTCGTACAAAAATTCAGGAAAACGGCATCTGTGATGCACTGCACCTCTATGGCACATCGGTTCTGGTCAACATCATCCACGAAAACGGTATCCTTCCGTCACGAAACTTCCAGCGCTGCAACTTCCCGAATCCGGACGATGTATCCGGAGAACGGATGAGGGACACTATTCTCCGGAAAGAGAAGGGCTGTTATGCATGTATCGTCAAGTGCAGCCGTGTCTGTGAAGTGGAGGGGGAAATGCACGAAGGGCCGGAGTATGAAGGTGTCTGGGGATTTGGGCCGGATCTGGGGATTAGCGACCTGCCGCTTATCACCCAAGCCAACTGGCTGTGCAACAAACTTGGCCTTGATAATATCGGGACTGCAGGTGCAATCGCGTGCGCCATGGAGATGAAAGAAAAGGGATACCTCAGCGAAGGGCCAACATTCGGTGATGGGTCGACCCTTCTGGATCTCATCGACCAGATTGGTCACCGGAGGGGATTTGGCGCCGAACTTGCTGACGGTTCATTCCGATTTGCAGTCAGCCATGACCACCCGGAACTTTCGATGAGCGTAAAGATGCAGGACCTGCCGGCATACGATCCAAGGGGCCTACAGGGGCACGGGCTTGCGTATGCCACGAGTGTCCGGGGCGGTGATCATGTCTACGGGTATCTGATCTCACAGGAAGTGTTTGGTGCTCCTCAAAAACTGGACCCGTACATAAGCACAGGAAAGGCACTCTGGGTAAAAACATACCAGGACCTGACCGCAGCAATTGACGCAGCAGGCCTCTGCCTTTTCACCTCATTTGCCCTGATCGCTGATGATTACGCTGACATTCTTTCTGCAACAACAGGTATGAATATCAATGCAGAAGGGCTTTTGAAAGTGGGTGAACGCATCTGGAATGTCCAGAAACTCTTTAACCTTAAAGTTGGATACACAAAAGAAGACGACACACTCCCGGACCGCCTCCTGACAGAACCCCTGCAGGACGGTGCGCCGAAAGGGCGGGTATGGGAACGCCAGCCCCTGCTGGACGAATATTATGCAGAACGTGGGTGGGACAACGAAGGAGTGCCGACACCCAAAAAACTCAGAGAGCTTGGCCTTGCCAAGCCACGGGCAATACATGCTTACACCTGA
- a CDS encoding DUF5320 domain-containing protein, translated as MPGFDGTGPTGRGARTGRSLGRCPPAETVAPEEGAAAESQENVFPTPAFPLGRGGGFGMGRGRGARGRGMGRGFWRR; from the coding sequence ATGCCAGGATTTGACGGAACCGGACCCACCGGACGTGGGGCACGGACAGGCCGCAGCTTGGGGCGTTGCCCCCCTGCGGAAACAGTAGCACCGGAAGAAGGAGCGGCAGCCGAATCACAGGAGAATGTATTTCCTACACCAGCCTTCCCGTTGGGAAGAGGTGGAGGATTTGGGATGGGTCGGGGCAGAGGAGCCAGAGGCCGTGGCATGGGCCGTGGCTTCTGGCGCAGATAA
- a CDS encoding DUF134 domain-containing protein — MNYGAGKGNRRRGRPRRARMIENEGLWRCYAPCCGRDERTREVVSLLPEELEAFRLVDSEGLDQESAAERMNVSRRTLWRDVHTARRKVADALSEGKVIVISDCGQNDQETCHLLDTQDETLPQPEE; from the coding sequence ATGAATTATGGCGCCGGCAAAGGAAATCGTCGGCGTGGCCGGCCCCGGCGCGCCAGGATGATAGAGAATGAAGGTCTATGGCGCTGCTATGCCCCCTGCTGCGGCAGGGATGAGCGCACGCGTGAGGTAGTCTCTCTCCTCCCGGAGGAACTGGAAGCCTTCAGGCTGGTCGACAGCGAAGGGCTCGACCAGGAATCCGCTGCGGAACGGATGAACGTTTCACGGCGCACTCTCTGGCGCGATGTTCATACCGCCCGCAGGAAAGTGGCTGATGCCCTCTCAGAAGGAAAGGTCATTGTCATCTCAGATTGTGGACAGAACGACCAGGAGACATGTCACCTCTTGGATACACAGGATGAAACCCTGCCGCAACCGGAAGAATAA
- a CDS encoding GNAT family N-acetyltransferase: protein MEQDSDELLIRIATKDEVPVFIEWARQEGWNPGIHDGECHYAVDPDGWFVAETGGEIVGTLVVTNYDSIFSFGGFYIIREDNRGHGTGWKLWNHGMNHAGERNFGGDGVYEMQDKYAKNAGLIYAYRNIRWQGIAGGRGQPDLVPVGELPLSMLAAYDREHFPAERSRFIEKWISPDTTLALAYLHPDESIGGYGVIRRSYEGNKIGPIFADTPDIAESLLEGLTESVVGEVFFFDTPEPNAAAVGMARKRDMTEVFETARMYSANVPVLPMHEIFGVTSFELG, encoded by the coding sequence ATGGAACAAGACTCAGATGAACTGTTGATACGCATTGCTACAAAAGATGAAGTTCCGGTGTTTATTGAATGGGCACGTCAGGAGGGCTGGAATCCCGGCATCCATGACGGGGAATGCCATTATGCGGTAGACCCGGATGGATGGTTTGTCGCGGAGACTGGCGGGGAGATCGTGGGTACACTGGTGGTAACCAATTATGATTCGATATTCTCTTTTGGGGGGTTCTACATTATCCGTGAAGATAACCGCGGTCATGGAACCGGGTGGAAGCTCTGGAACCATGGGATGAACCATGCAGGTGAGAGGAATTTTGGTGGCGACGGTGTCTATGAGATGCAGGACAAATATGCAAAGAACGCAGGGCTCATCTATGCATACCGGAATATTCGGTGGCAGGGTATCGCAGGCGGACGAGGGCAGCCGGATCTGGTCCCTGTAGGGGAATTGCCACTGAGTATGCTGGCCGCGTATGACCGTGAGCATTTTCCTGCAGAGCGCTCCCGTTTTATTGAGAAATGGATTTCACCGGATACCACACTAGCACTTGCATATCTTCACCCGGATGAATCCATTGGTGGGTACGGAGTAATTCGCCGCTCGTATGAAGGAAATAAAATTGGCCCGATATTTGCTGATACACCTGATATTGCAGAGAGTCTCCTTGAAGGGCTCACTGAATCAGTGGTAGGTGAGGTATTCTTCTTTGATACTCCTGAACCAAACGCTGCCGCGGTGGGAATGGCGCGAAAACGGGATATGACAGAGGTTTTTGAAACTGCAAGAATGTACTCCGCGAATGTGCCGGTGCTTCCGATGCATGAGATATTTGGTGTCACTTCATTTGAGTTGGGATGA
- a CDS encoding ATP-binding protein — translation MNIVVASGKGGTGKTMVSVNLAWTIAQSEEITLIDCDAEEPNVHLFYPEDENDGPVTVKVPEVDSETCTLCGACGEFCRYGAISVLTDTVMFQPHLCHSCGGCMLSCPVDAITEVPRRIGMITRSRPSSTLTVISGILDEGEIAAPAVIKAAKEAGEWEGVSVLDGPPGSACPVIETMESADVCILVTESTPSGLADLKRAARLAEALGVPAGVVINRSDGEDAPTLEFCAEEGLPVLLTIPFDREIAAIQNRGAILCSEKGEWREAFFKLYENALAIAGGIP, via the coding sequence ATGAACATCGTTGTTGCCAGCGGAAAAGGCGGCACCGGGAAGACTATGGTCTCTGTGAACCTCGCATGGACCATCGCCCAGTCGGAGGAGATCACCCTCATTGACTGTGACGCAGAAGAACCGAATGTCCACCTCTTCTATCCAGAAGACGAAAACGACGGTCCGGTGACGGTGAAGGTGCCGGAAGTGGACAGTGAAACGTGTACCCTCTGTGGTGCATGTGGGGAATTCTGCCGGTATGGAGCAATCTCAGTTCTCACAGACACCGTGATGTTTCAACCCCATCTCTGCCATTCATGCGGAGGATGCATGTTGTCCTGCCCGGTGGACGCGATAACAGAGGTGCCACGCAGGATTGGAATGATCACTCGCAGTCGGCCTTCATCCACACTCACCGTCATTTCAGGGATTCTGGACGAAGGAGAGATCGCTGCACCTGCTGTCATCAAGGCTGCAAAGGAAGCAGGAGAATGGGAAGGGGTCTCCGTCCTTGACGGTCCGCCCGGCAGTGCCTGCCCGGTCATTGAGACGATGGAAAGCGCAGATGTCTGCATCCTTGTCACCGAATCAACGCCCTCGGGGCTTGCTGATCTTAAGCGGGCCGCACGTCTCGCAGAAGCTCTGGGTGTCCCCGCAGGAGTTGTCATCAACCGGAGCGACGGCGAAGACGCCCCGACACTCGAATTCTGTGCAGAGGAAGGACTCCCGGTTCTCTTAACCATACCCTTTGACCGCGAAATAGCAGCAATACAAAACAGGGGTGCCATACTCTGCTCTGAGAAAGGAGAGTGGAGAGAGGCATTTTTCAAATTGTACGAGAATGCGCTTGCAATTGCAGGGGGCATACCATGA